Part of the Nitrospinota bacterium genome, TGCGGATGAGCGGAGTGGCGCTCCTGTTGGAAAGGTTTATGGCGGTGTGGACGGCGTTGTGCTTAAGCTCCACTTCAAGATATTTCAGGCTCTCCTGGTAGATGAAAAGCGACAACAGGGCGGAGCAGGTAAGAATCGAGCCGATCAGAAGGAAACTTATTTTCCCGCCTACAGGGGCGTCAAACCTCAGTCTCTTCAACGGGGAGATCATTTCGGAGAGGCCACTTTTTGAAATGACACCGACCTGCGCATCCTGCGGATCGAATCATAGTCCGAGTCCTTCATCCGCTCGAATTTCTCCAGCGCCATCGAGTTTAGCGCCGCCCGGCCCTCCGGGTCGTTATGCAGGGTAAGAAAAATATCCTGAATGCGCGCTTTAATCCGCTTGTCCAGTCCGGGCCTGATCACAAACGGGGTGAACGGCATGAAATCCGACTTCTGGATTATTTTGGTCTGGGATATCAATTCCGGATGTATTTTGCCGACCCATTCCCAGACATAACTGTCCACGTTCGCGGCGTCCGCAAGGTGTGAGGCCACCGCCTCAATCGAGCTTGAATGGCTGTATGTGAAGAACCGCGTCTTGAAAAACGACTCCGGAGTCTCCTTTATCCTGCTCAAATTATACACAGGCACAAGAAATCCGGAATTGGACATAGGATCCGAAAACGCGAATATCTTTCCGCGAAGGTCTTCCAATGAAGCGGCCTTGCTGTCCTTGTGGACAATGAGGAGCGATTGGTAATAAGGCTTTCCGTTGAAAACGGGGGCGGCCAAAAGCTCCAGCCCGAATTTTTCATGGTCAAGAACGTATGGCAGGCCGCAAACAAAAGCCACGTCCACCCCGCCGCTTTCAAGAAGCGAACTCATCTCCTGGTAAGATTTTCGGTAGATCGTCTCCACCGGAATGTTCAGCCGCTTTTCGATAATGTGGATCAGCTTTTTATGCGTCGCCACGTCCGACTCAACCGCAACGGCCGTCAGCCCGAACCGCAGCCGCGTCTTGCCGCCGTTTTCCTGATTGTCCGCCCATGCCTTGGCCGGCGTCAAAAGCCAGCCAGCCAGGATGGCTGCAAATGCGAGCTTAACCATCAGACATGAATTGTGTCTTGAAAAAAAGAGTTTAGGCCACCAAACCTTGTTTGAATACTCTAGCATAATTCCTCGCGCAAGAATTAAGTACACAGCAAGCATGGCGCCACCATGCGCTTAAGATGGGCGTTATTGTGCGCTTTAACTGAGGGAAAATCAGGTGGTTATAACAAAGGATTGCTAGGTTAATTAGCAATAATTCAACAGTTCAATAACTGGCTCCAATTTGGAACGCGAATGTTCCAATGTCGGCCCCCAATCTTCCCATATTCTTAACCTGAATTGACATCCACCTCGTCAATACCTGCGTTATTAAAGCCGCGTTCCGCGATTATTCGATGCGGGACACAATTAGGCATCCGTATTGCTATATGGGCTTTGGGGGTATCCATGTAGTCATCCCTCCGAATGGGGCGCGTTGTTACAGGGCTTTGAGTATTCCTAGTAACAGGGGAAAAATTATGGCAAAACAGATGGTGATGGTAATTGACTTAAGACGTTG contains:
- the phnD gene encoding phosphate/phosphite/phosphonate ABC transporter substrate-binding protein, which gives rise to MVKLAFAAILAGWLLTPAKAWADNQENGGKTRLRFGLTAVAVESDVATHKKLIHIIEKRLNIPVETIYRKSYQEMSSLLESGGVDVAFVCGLPYVLDHEKFGLELLAAPVFNGKPYYQSLLIVHKDSKAASLEDLRGKIFAFSDPMSNSGFLVPVYNLSRIKETPESFFKTRFFTYSHSSSIEAVASHLADAANVDSYVWEWVGKIHPELISQTKIIQKSDFMPFTPFVIRPGLDKRIKARIQDIFLTLHNDPEGRAALNSMALEKFERMKDSDYDSIRRMRRSVSFQKVASPK